GTATGGATTGTGCTTTTTGGGTTAATGAGTCTTCATGCTTTTGCCATAGGGTTCCTAAGTAAATGATTAAGAAACCTATAGCTGCTAAAGCGACTGGGAATAATAAGCTGTTTTTGAAAACTTGTGACGCTAGATAGCCTAGATAAAAAGCACAACCAATTGCACCGAAAATAACAAATACTTTCCTCATTAAGATAACACCTATACTTATCATTACAAGATTAATGCACATGTAGAAGAATTTTGATAGTTCACTGTCGGAATGTTGACAGGTTAATCCTCCCCAAAAGGCAAGGACACCAAACAAGTATAGCCAAAACGCGTAATCCAAAGTGTTTCTTGAGCGAAGGTCAACCCAAAAGGCTAATAGGATCATTACCAGGCCAAAATACATAGAAATCATCGCACTTAGTTGAAAGGTTGCATACTGACCTGCCAGCATATCCGTAATATCCATGGACATGTACCACAAGGTTATTGCAATTGGCATTGTCATAAAAGGGTAGCGATAAATCCACGCAAGAATAACGCCAACGATAAGTGTTCCTAATTCCATAAAAATCCAACACCATCTTGAGTAAGAATGGAATTGCTGGTAGGTTGTATTATCAGGCCACCAGCCCATGGCCACTTGAAAACCGTAAATGGCGAGCGGGGTCAATGCAATCACAAACGTTGCGCATATCCCGGCAGGAATAAAGTAGTTATTTTTGTCAAATTGATGAGTGAGCCAGAGTCCAACACAAGCATAAGCAAGAGAGAGATAAAATATTCCCCAGCCCCCAAATTTTTCCCATCCTAAATTCATAAAAAGGGTCATGGCGCCAATTGCAATGAAACCACCAAAATAATAGAGCACATTGGTAAAATTAAAATTAGGTGTTTCTTCGGGCTGTTTTTTGATGAATTCAACTAAATCTTCTGCTTGTTTCGCATTGATAATCTTGGCTCCCACCGCTTTGTTGAGCGTATTACGTGAAATCTTCATACTGGTCTCTCCGTAATTTTCCAGCAAAAGGAGTTAAACACGTTTTACTAAAGTATAGAATTTATTAAGAAAAATGCTCGGAAGCCATGTTATTAACTAGATGTTTATCGCCATTTAGCAACTATGATATCTCAATAAGTAGTAATAAAACCCTGCTACTTCGCGGACAATTGAATAACCATCCCGCCATTCAAGATAGTTAGCATGTGCGTTATAAATAGGGGAAATGTTACATTGCTGTAATGCCAAACGTGTGCGTGTGATATGAAAATATTGTGAAATAATTAACGCGCTTTTAAAGTGATATTGACGCATCAGTTGCGTGCAATTATAAGCAGTAGCTCTTGTATTATCACCATTTTTATCCATAAGGATATGAGCCGCTGGAATGTCGTGATTAACCAAATAATCCTTCATGGCGATTGCCTCATTAATCCCTTCTTTTCCGGTACCACCGCTAACAATAATATAAGAGACAACACCTTGCTGATAGAGCTTAATGCCTTTATCAAGGCGTGCGGCTAACCGTTGAGAAGGGGTACCGTCCGGATTCACTTTAGATCCTAAAATAATGGCTACATCACTGTTGTGAATTTTATCGCTTAGACCATCAGATACAATAAAAAGCAGTGTTAGAAGAAACATGCCCAAGAATAAAAAAATTGATTTTTTTAGAAAATGGATCATTTAAAACTAATTATCGATAAAAGCGCACATAATAGTACATAATATAGTCAATGTGAAAAAATATTTCATTTTGAGGCTTTAGGCCTGTCATCAATATCATCACCTACATAATCATGTAATTTGTTATGCAATAAATTCACGCTTATAGAGTAACTTTCTATGCAAACTCCATCGTCTAAAACGGTTGTTGATGCTGCTTTCTGACGTATGAAATTTTCACCTTCAACTAGCCAAACGCCTGAACGTTTTAACTTATCGTGACCATCAGCCTGAATAATTAAGCCTTGGCTTATCTGAGGAGTCACGACTTGATTGGGATCCATTTCCTGACGTTTTTTAAATATTGGCAAAGCCATAGAGCTTGAAGAGATAATTTGAATAGCAGGACCAAATTCATCAGTATTAAAGTCGGCAAATTGTTTGCGTAGATATTTACCTAACACGCCTTCTGCAGCATCCACGCATATACTGCCTGCGATTGTTATACCTTTATACTGCTTGAAATAAGCCAGAGGCATAAGTTCCCTTTCTATCTGACCCTGCCAGTATGTATTTCTTTCTGCTTCCATAGACGTTAATTCTGCTTCAGGAATATCTGCCGGCCCTTTATTAAGCTTATAACTCGCATAAACAACGACACCATCTTTTATGCCTAAAAGCATATTAGTTTTTTGAGTTTTAGGCTTATGGCCAATACTTAATCCCTCTGCATCAGTCACTTCAGTAGGTGTCGTCGCGGTGAGATTAACCATAATTAACAATGAAGGATAGTGTTTACTGACGTTACAATACCCCGCTAACAGCTCTTTCTGAGTATCGTGGGGCATAAACAATGTACTCTGTCCTCCAACGCTACAATGACTGTAAAATTCAGGCATTACGCAAATGGCAAGTTCATCGGAAAAAAGTTTAGCTTGTTTATTCATAAGGTTATAAGATGAATGAACATGTGAATGGAATAAGTCGACTTGTTCTTTTATAGTTCGCGGACCACTCTTCGCAAACGAGCCTGTCGGCATAGATACTGTAGCAACCCGCAAAATGCGTTGTTCATTTAAGTGTCTGCTTTCCTTTATCGACCCTACTGTGCTGAGAACCTCTGACAAATAGTTAATCATTGGTTCTGAATTGATTTTAGGAACAACAAGCCTAATGTATTGTGGTGTAATTTCCATACTCATTAGTTTGCGAACTTTTTCAGGGAGTGCTAGCAACGAAGCAAGCTTAGGGAGTTCTGAATGGGGAAGATAGGCAATCGCATCAACATGATAATCATCATCAACCCACCCAAAGAAACTTAGCTCTGTAATATTTCTTAAGAGTTTTACAGCACCGGTATAAGCTTTTTTGGGCATATCGTCTTGTCCTGGATTCTTTGATTTAAATATAGCCAAAAAAACTTAATGTAGTATTAGCTCTGTTGATTAATTGCTCAGGCAAGCAGAAGCACTTAGAGGGGGGCGCACAACAAGGAAAAACTTATTTGAGTCTCACTTTAACCGGTATACCAAATACCTGATATTCTTTTGGAATGGCTGTAAGTGGCTCAATAATAGCAATAAGTTTATTTTGACGTGTTGCCATAGGGTTGATTTCAGATAAGGGAAGCATCTCAGCATAACGGGGTGTATTGACTATTTTTCCGGGGACCGATTCGCCATCAGGAAAAGTAATAGATACCTTCTTGCCCAAATAAATTTTATCCAAATACTGAGGCTCAATAAAAGCCATAATTCTCAGATTTTCTTTCGTAACTATGGACAATAGACGTTGCCCGCTAGCCACGAATTCATTATTGTAGGTATTAATTTGCATGATGGTTCCGGCCTTATTGGCGCGAATCATAAAATATTTTTGTTTTTCCTCTAATTGTTTGATTTTACTATCTATTTCCCGCAATTTTCGTTGATAACTCACCTCCAGGGTAGTTTTGTTGCGAAGTTTTATGTCAATAATTTCTTTCTGTAAGTTTGAGAAAACCCGTTGGGCACTTACGAAATTTTTTCTTGCTTCTTCAAGTTGTAGTTCTGACATATCGCCATTTTTCATGTAATTTTTGAAGCGCTCATAGACTTCTCGGCTTGTTTGTATATCTTGCGAAGCAATAGTAAGCATCGTGTCAAAAGGCTTGTAGTTTTCAAGACTGAACTGCTGAATTAATGATTTCAAAAGAAGTCTTTCTTTTTGTAAGTATTGTAATTTTAACTCCAGTGTCGGTGACTTAAAGTGGAGCAAAGGCGCCCCAGAATTGATTTGCTGGCCTGTTCTTACTGTCAGTGATTCAATATAACCTGCGTCAGGAGCACGGATAGTAAATGTGTCAAAAACAACTAATCCTGAAAAGCTAACAAAAACATACTCTTTAATGAGCTTTCCTATTAAAAATAGCAGCGGTAAACTAATTAAAAGAACCAATAAAAACCATCGGAGTTTAGGCGGAGTAAGTCTTCCACTGCCATAATTTGTTGCTAAATGTTCACCAGTAATTTTTTTAAATTTAATGGCCATTATTTACTCTTCCTAATCACCCACCAGGGGTACCGCTGCTACCGTTCATAAAATTCAGTGAGTAGTTTTTCGGTGTGAAAAATGCCAAATTCATTAAGTATTTCATCTTCGTTGATAATTTTTAAGGCAAGTACACTGAAATGAAGTTCTTTGTAGCGGGTTGAAAGTTTTACTTGCCATTTTATGATGGCAAAAAAAACTTCGAACTCGATAAATTCGAAAAAATTACTAAAGCGTGTCTGTAGTTTTTTCTCTATACCGCGAGCTAACAATTCACCGTGTTTGGTTAATTTGTAGTTGTAGAGACGGCGAGTGATCAGATTCTCAGGATTGGTCGTTTTTGAGCAGTTCAT
The nucleotide sequence above comes from Legionella hackeliae. Encoded proteins:
- a CDS encoding HlyD family secretion protein — translated: MAIKFKKITGEHLATNYGSGRLTPPKLRWFLLVLLISLPLLFLIGKLIKEYVFVSFSGLVVFDTFTIRAPDAGYIESLTVRTGQQINSGAPLLHFKSPTLELKLQYLQKERLLLKSLIQQFSLENYKPFDTMLTIASQDIQTSREVYERFKNYMKNGDMSELQLEEARKNFVSAQRVFSNLQKEIIDIKLRNKTTLEVSYQRKLREIDSKIKQLEEKQKYFMIRANKAGTIMQINTYNNEFVASGQRLLSIVTKENLRIMAFIEPQYLDKIYLGKKVSITFPDGESVPGKIVNTPRYAEMLPLSEINPMATRQNKLIAIIEPLTAIPKEYQVFGIPVKVRLK
- a CDS encoding YdcF family protein — encoded protein: MFLLTLLFIVSDGLSDKIHNSDVAIILGSKVNPDGTPSQRLAARLDKGIKLYQQGVVSYIIVSGGTGKEGINEAIAMKDYLVNHDIPAAHILMDKNGDNTRATAYNCTQLMRQYHFKSALIISQYFHITRTRLALQQCNISPIYNAHANYLEWRDGYSIVREVAGFYYYLLRYHSC